In Variovorax sp. J2L1-78, the following are encoded in one genomic region:
- a CDS encoding ABC transporter permease, whose protein sequence is MTTPTPEAATHRAENKPGWAERLHGIGPVIGLVLLCIAGTLLNSDFATADNAMNVLTRTAFIGIIAVGMCFVIISGGIDLSVGSMAALIAGSVIMFINWAGPATGSPLMAVMLGATLAVVLGAMFGLAHGLLITKGRIEPFIVTLGTLGIFRAYLTYFADGGALTLDNELSDLYAPVYYASLAGIPVPVWVFFIVAVIGGVILNRTAYGRYVQAIGSNEQVARYAAVDVDRVKILTYVLLGVCVGIATLLYVPRLGSASPTTGLLWELEAIAAVIVGGTALKGGAGSITGTVIGAILLSVISNILNLTSIISVYLNAAVQGFVIIIVAFLQRGRR, encoded by the coding sequence ATGACCACGCCAACGCCTGAGGCCGCCACGCACCGCGCCGAGAACAAGCCCGGCTGGGCCGAGCGCCTGCACGGCATCGGCCCGGTCATCGGCCTGGTGCTGCTGTGCATCGCGGGCACGCTGCTCAACAGCGACTTCGCCACGGCCGACAACGCGATGAACGTGCTCACGCGCACGGCCTTCATCGGCATCATCGCGGTGGGGATGTGCTTCGTGATCATCTCGGGCGGCATCGACCTGTCGGTCGGTTCGATGGCCGCGCTCATCGCCGGCAGCGTGATCATGTTCATCAACTGGGCCGGGCCCGCCACCGGCTCGCCGCTGATGGCGGTGATGCTCGGCGCCACGCTCGCGGTGGTGCTGGGCGCGATGTTCGGGCTGGCGCACGGCCTGCTCATCACCAAGGGCCGCATCGAGCCCTTCATCGTGACGCTGGGCACGCTGGGCATCTTCCGCGCCTACCTCACGTACTTCGCCGACGGCGGCGCGCTCACGCTCGACAACGAGCTGTCGGACCTCTACGCGCCGGTCTACTACGCGAGCCTCGCAGGCATCCCGGTGCCGGTGTGGGTCTTCTTCATCGTCGCGGTGATCGGCGGCGTGATCCTCAATCGCACCGCCTACGGCCGCTACGTGCAGGCCATCGGCTCGAACGAACAGGTGGCGCGCTATGCGGCCGTCGATGTGGACCGCGTGAAGATCCTCACTTACGTGCTGCTCGGCGTGTGCGTGGGCATCGCGACGCTGCTGTACGTGCCGCGCCTCGGCTCGGCGTCGCCCACCACCGGCCTGCTGTGGGAGCTGGAAGCGATCGCGGCCGTGATCGTCGGCGGCACCGCGCTCAAGGGCGGCGCGGGCAGCATCACCGGCACGGTGATCGGCGCGATCCTGCTCTCGGTCATCAGCAACATCCTGAACCTCACCAGCATCATCAGCGTGTACCTGAATGCGGCGGTGCAGGGCTTCGTCATCATCATCGTCGCGTTCCTTCAACGCGGCCGACGCTGA
- a CDS encoding substrate-binding domain-containing protein — MTRFTRRIALTAIAAASLTSLPALAAEKVNLGVSIPAATHSFMGGINYWANQAKKDLEKEHKDLKITIKTASGAPEQANQLQDFTTVTKINALVIFPFESAALTKPVAQVKAKGAYVTVVDRGLTDTSAQDAYVAGDNTAFGKIPAEYIVKKLGGKGNVVALRGIATTLDNERMDAFNAVLKNHPDVKLLDAKYANWNRDDAFKVTQDYLTRFKSIDAIWAADDDMAVGVLKAIEQAKRDDIKIVFGGAGAKGMVKTIMDGKNKMIDADVSYSPKFIYDAIKLTAEARLKGEKLPATTIIPSVLITKDNAKDFYFPNSPF; from the coding sequence ATGACACGCTTCACCCGCCGCATCGCGCTCACGGCCATCGCAGCCGCTTCCCTGACCAGCCTGCCCGCACTCGCCGCCGAGAAGGTCAACCTCGGCGTGTCGATTCCTGCGGCGACCCACAGCTTCATGGGCGGCATCAACTACTGGGCCAACCAGGCGAAGAAGGACCTGGAGAAGGAACACAAGGACCTGAAGATCACGATCAAGACCGCCAGCGGCGCGCCCGAGCAGGCCAACCAGCTGCAGGACTTCACGACCGTCACCAAGATCAATGCGCTCGTGATCTTCCCCTTCGAATCGGCCGCGCTGACCAAGCCCGTGGCGCAGGTGAAGGCCAAGGGCGCCTACGTGACGGTGGTCGACCGCGGCCTGACCGACACCAGCGCGCAGGACGCGTATGTCGCTGGCGACAACACCGCTTTCGGCAAGATCCCGGCCGAGTACATCGTGAAGAAGCTGGGCGGCAAGGGCAACGTGGTGGCACTGCGCGGCATCGCGACCACGCTCGACAACGAGCGCATGGACGCCTTCAACGCGGTGCTCAAGAACCACCCCGACGTGAAGCTGCTCGACGCCAAGTACGCCAACTGGAACCGCGACGACGCCTTCAAGGTCACGCAGGACTACCTCACGCGCTTCAAGAGCATCGACGCCATCTGGGCGGCCGACGACGACATGGCGGTGGGTGTGCTCAAGGCCATCGAGCAGGCCAAGCGTGACGACATCAAGATCGTGTTCGGCGGCGCCGGCGCCAAGGGCATGGTCAAGACCATCATGGACGGCAAGAACAAGATGATCGACGCCGACGTGAGCTACTCGCCCAAGTTCATCTACGACGCGATCAAGCTCACCGCCGAAGCGCGCCTGAAGGGCGAGAAGCTGCCGGCCACGACGATCATCCCGTCGGTGCTGATCACGAAGGACAACGCGAAAGACTTCTACTTCCCCAACTCGCCGTTCTGA